Proteins from a genomic interval of Rubinisphaera italica:
- a CDS encoding phosphatidate cytidylyltransferase: protein MDSLAQNLAVDLGVLKVLTGIIAALVLGTVVRLSLLVGKDTETRQKKVGSLIAWWVLAMVFTIASLLGTSAIIILIGVISFMGLREFLEITDSRFHEKPLQTIAFLALPVHYLFILLKWYEAFWIFIPSIIFLLLPIRLILAGHTEGYIEKASMATWGLFLTVYGFSHSGLLLSLPEEINPSGGPIGLFLFLVILTEVNDIAQALWGRKFGRTKVVPNVSPNKSWEGLLLGMLTTVIIAIVLAPLITPLAGEARSAFELSFGTALILPAAAGLLIATGGFFGDLNMSAVKRDLGIKDAGHLIPGQGGILDRIDSLTYTAPLFFYFVYFTYR, encoded by the coding sequence ATGGATTCGCTCGCTCAAAACCTGGCAGTTGACCTCGGAGTATTGAAGGTCCTGACAGGCATTATTGCAGCTTTGGTCCTCGGGACTGTTGTGCGATTGTCATTACTAGTCGGCAAAGATACAGAGACCCGTCAGAAAAAAGTTGGTAGTTTGATTGCCTGGTGGGTGTTGGCAATGGTCTTTACGATTGCATCCCTTCTGGGAACGTCAGCAATAATTATATTGATCGGTGTGATCAGTTTCATGGGGTTGCGTGAGTTTCTGGAAATTACCGATTCTCGATTTCATGAAAAACCTTTGCAGACGATTGCATTTCTGGCGCTTCCTGTCCATTACCTGTTTATCCTGTTGAAATGGTATGAAGCTTTCTGGATATTCATTCCCTCGATTATTTTTTTGCTGTTGCCGATCCGTTTAATCCTGGCTGGTCACACCGAAGGATACATTGAGAAAGCTTCGATGGCGACATGGGGTCTGTTTCTGACGGTCTATGGTTTTTCTCATTCTGGTTTGTTGCTGTCACTTCCTGAGGAAATTAATCCATCCGGAGGCCCAATCGGGCTCTTCTTGTTTCTGGTCATCTTGACGGAAGTCAACGATATTGCCCAAGCCCTGTGGGGAAGAAAATTTGGCCGTACCAAAGTTGTCCCCAATGTCTCGCCCAACAAAAGTTGGGAAGGACTGCTCCTCGGAATGCTTACAACAGTCATCATAGCGATTGTGTTAGCCCCCTTGATTACGCCATTGGCTGGAGAGGCTCGTTCTGCGTTCGAACTCAGTTTTGGGACTGCATTAATATTGCCTGCAGCCGCAGGACTCTTGATAGCGACCGGAGGCTTCTTTGGTGATCTCAACATGTCAGCCGTTAAACGTGATTTGGGAATTAAAGATGCCGGGCACTTAATTCCTGGTCAGGGGGGCATACTCGACCGAATCGATAGTCTGACTTATACTGCACCACTCTTCTTTTACTTTGTTTATTTTACGTATCGGTGA
- a CDS encoding integrase core domain-containing protein, with protein sequence MGTKFTKEFTAKLVDKGIQTNPLPKASPNHNGRCERFIQTIKYACLNKFIAFGKQHLDHLVGEFVD encoded by the coding sequence ATGGGTACAAAGTTTACGAAAGAGTTCACCGCGAAGCTGGTCGATAAAGGGATCCAAACGAATCCTTTGCCCAAAGCGAGCCCCAATCACAATGGCCGCTGCGAACGCTTTATTCAGACGATTAAATACGCGTGCTTGAACAAGTTTATCGCGTTTGGGAAACAGCACCTGGATCATTTGGTTGGTGAGTTTGTGGATTAA
- a CDS encoding ABC transporter ATP-binding protein, with product MFIVYKTLEKGTPDIPSTPVFTTQGLTKVYGTGLVAVHALRGVDLEIPSGEIVVLLGPSGSGKSTLLNIIGGLDRPTDGKALFLDQDLTAMNDKQLTFYRREHVGFVFQFYNLMPSLTARENVELVTEIARDPLDADTALALVGLKERTDHFPAQLSGGEQQRVAIARAVAKQPSVLFCDEPTGALDSKTGRAVLRVLKDVNEQLGATVLIVTHAAATAAMANRVIHFADGGIRDIEVHEHPVSPEEVEW from the coding sequence TTGTTTATTGTATATAAAACTCTTGAAAAAGGAACTCCTGACATTCCCTCAACCCCGGTGTTCACGACACAAGGTCTTACAAAAGTGTACGGCACGGGACTGGTAGCCGTACACGCGCTGCGGGGTGTCGACTTGGAGATTCCGTCCGGCGAGATCGTCGTGTTGCTTGGCCCCTCTGGAAGTGGAAAGTCCACGCTGCTAAACATCATTGGCGGGCTGGACCGGCCGACCGATGGGAAGGCTCTGTTCCTCGACCAGGACCTGACTGCAATGAACGACAAACAGCTCACATTTTACCGTCGCGAACATGTCGGATTTGTGTTTCAGTTCTACAACTTGATGCCCAGCCTGACGGCTCGGGAGAACGTCGAACTGGTAACTGAGATTGCCCGTGATCCCCTGGATGCCGACACAGCACTAGCGTTGGTCGGCTTGAAGGAGCGGACTGACCATTTTCCTGCTCAGCTTTCTGGTGGCGAGCAACAGAGAGTGGCCATTGCCCGTGCGGTGGCGAAGCAACCGAGTGTGCTCTTCTGCGACGAGCCGACCGGGGCACTCGACAGCAAAACGGGGAGGGCCGTACTCCGCGTACTGAAAGACGTGAACGAGCAGCTAGGAGCTACGGTATTGATCGTGACGCACGCCGCCGCGACTGCCGCCATGGCTAACCGAGTGATTCACTTTGCCGACGGCGGCATCCGTGATATCGAAGTTCATGAGCATCCTGTTTCCCCAGAGGAAGTCGAATGGTGA
- a CDS encoding ABC transporter permease codes for MSILFPQRKSNGEVLVSPLDLKLLRDLWRIKGQAVAIGLVLAVGVLMLVMMTGLVASLDETRRAYYERHRFAEVFAPVTRAPERLVDDLAAIPGVASVEGRVTGHALVDIVARDLPVQAQAVSLPDYREPRLNDVYLTDGRKLDSRREDEILLLRSFALAHSLQPGDTLSATMNGARRSFRIVGLAQSPEFLYTTAPGELVPDDSRFGVIWMSRTALEAAYDMDGAFNEALLSLGRDADKAAIINAVDRILEPYGGLGAYGREDQTSNRFISEEITGLRASSTGVPPVFLAVAAFLLYIVVSRMVQAERNQIGLLKAFGYTDLEVGCHYFKLILAISLGGALAGCLMGVASGRAMTGLYVEYYKFPFLVFRVNPSSFVMGFAVSVLTASVGGLVVLRRVFVLTPATAMRPPVPPDYSRTRRIGRALNSVLDQPSRMVLRRVTRHAGRMAGAILGIAAGMALSVSMISIMSSFDHTVDLSFSVVDRSDVTVTFNEAMSNKVVLELRRMPGVIEVEPVRNVSVVMRNGVKTHRGAVNGLVPSARLYRALDSDSSTIEMRKDGMILAQSLANILDIQPGELLTVEVREGRRPTLTVPVAGVAQTLLGSPAYMDLETLNQVLREPNRVSGAYLRIDAVRSSEIYRKLKNMPSVAGVSLKEDGRAAFQRIIDSGAGAIRYVMALIAAVITFGIVYNAASIAYAERARDLASLRVIGFTKGETAFVLLGELALVTFLALPIGAMLGYWLTFVVAKGFSTDLYQIPATLDLKCYGEAAMSVVAAAMVSGWLVKRDMDRADLISALKTRE; via the coding sequence ATGAGCATCCTGTTTCCCCAGAGGAAGTCGAATGGTGAGGTACTTGTGAGTCCGCTCGACCTGAAACTGCTGCGTGACCTGTGGCGGATCAAGGGGCAAGCCGTCGCCATCGGCTTGGTTCTTGCCGTGGGCGTGCTGATGCTCGTGATGATGACAGGGCTGGTTGCCTCGCTCGACGAGACTCGCCGTGCCTATTACGAGCGACATCGCTTCGCGGAGGTTTTTGCACCTGTCACCCGCGCTCCGGAACGGCTGGTCGACGACCTCGCTGCCATTCCGGGCGTCGCGTCAGTCGAAGGCCGCGTGACTGGTCACGCACTTGTGGACATTGTGGCACGCGATCTTCCCGTGCAGGCCCAGGCAGTTTCATTGCCCGACTATCGTGAACCGCGGCTCAACGATGTCTACCTGACCGATGGGCGTAAGTTGGACAGCCGACGTGAGGACGAGATACTACTATTACGAAGTTTTGCACTTGCCCATAGTCTTCAACCAGGGGACACACTCTCGGCAACAATGAACGGTGCCAGGCGGTCATTTCGCATCGTTGGTTTGGCACAGTCGCCGGAGTTCCTTTACACCACGGCTCCCGGCGAACTGGTGCCCGATGACAGCCGTTTTGGGGTAATCTGGATGAGCCGCACCGCTTTGGAAGCCGCCTACGATATGGATGGTGCATTTAACGAGGCACTCTTATCTCTAGGACGTGACGCGGACAAGGCAGCGATTATCAACGCTGTCGACCGCATATTGGAGCCCTATGGTGGACTGGGTGCCTACGGCCGGGAGGACCAAACCTCCAACCGCTTTATCAGTGAAGAGATTACAGGGCTACGTGCATCGAGCACAGGAGTACCGCCCGTCTTCCTGGCAGTCGCGGCCTTTTTACTCTACATCGTTGTCTCACGAATGGTGCAAGCGGAAAGAAATCAGATCGGTTTGCTAAAGGCGTTTGGCTACACCGACCTGGAAGTCGGCTGCCATTACTTCAAACTGATCCTGGCAATTTCACTGGGAGGGGCGTTGGCGGGATGCCTGATGGGTGTGGCTTCAGGTCGCGCGATGACAGGGCTTTACGTCGAGTACTACAAGTTTCCTTTCCTGGTGTTCCGAGTGAATCCGTCTTCATTCGTAATGGGATTCGCTGTGAGTGTGCTTACGGCCTCGGTGGGTGGGCTTGTGGTGCTGCGGAGAGTATTCGTCCTGACCCCTGCCACCGCCATGCGGCCCCCCGTTCCGCCCGACTACAGTCGCACCCGACGTATCGGCCGGGCGCTGAACTCCGTGCTCGACCAACCGAGCCGAATGGTGCTCCGACGAGTGACCAGGCATGCTGGCAGGATGGCAGGCGCTATACTGGGGATTGCCGCTGGCATGGCTTTGTCGGTGTCAATGATCTCCATCATGTCGAGCTTTGATCATACCGTGGATTTGTCCTTCAGTGTCGTCGATCGCAGTGACGTAACGGTGACCTTCAATGAAGCAATGTCGAACAAGGTGGTGTTGGAACTGCGTCGGATGCCCGGTGTCATTGAAGTCGAGCCTGTCCGCAATGTCTCCGTAGTCATGCGAAATGGTGTCAAGACTCACCGCGGTGCGGTCAATGGACTGGTGCCTTCGGCGCGACTCTATCGCGCTCTCGACAGCGACAGTTCTACAATCGAGATGCGTAAGGATGGTATGATCCTGGCCCAGTCATTGGCAAACATCCTCGACATCCAGCCTGGCGAACTGCTGACTGTTGAGGTCCGTGAGGGCCGTCGCCCAACTCTTACTGTCCCTGTGGCGGGAGTCGCACAAACACTGCTCGGATCACCTGCGTACATGGACTTGGAGACGCTCAATCAAGTCCTCCGCGAGCCGAACCGGGTCTCAGGCGCATACCTGCGGATCGACGCTGTTCGCAGTAGTGAGATCTATCGCAAACTCAAGAATATGCCGTCTGTGGCTGGCGTTAGTCTTAAAGAAGACGGTCGAGCGGCATTTCAACGGATAATCGACAGTGGTGCGGGGGCGATTCGATATGTGATGGCGTTGATCGCTGCAGTTATCACATTCGGCATTGTGTATAACGCGGCCAGTATTGCCTATGCCGAGAGAGCACGCGACCTTGCGAGCCTGCGTGTGATCGGCTTCACCAAAGGGGAAACGGCCTTCGTGTTGCTCGGCGAGTTAGCTTTAGTCACGTTTTTGGCATTGCCGATTGGTGCAATGTTGGGATACTGGCTCACGTTCGTCGTTGCAAAAGGTTTCAGCACCGACCTCTATCA